TTGGCCGTCTTGCCGGCGGCCAGCGGGCTTTCCGCGTGGGCATCGGCCGGCCGGGGGGGCCTGCCGCGACCTGCATCCTTACCAGAAGCGTTCACCGAATGTCCTTATGAATCAAATGCTTCACGCCGCAGCTGCAACGCCGCGGCGAGCTTGGGCATTTGCCGCGCCGATTTCAAGCGGCAGGTCATTTGACAATATCATATGTTTTTGATCATAGAGAATGACGAGCTCGCACGCCGACGCGCGCTGGAGCCGCAACGAGGGGATGGCCAATGGACGCCACGATCAGGCCGGCAACGGCGCAGGATTTCACGCGCTCGGAGGAGCGGCAGGTCGTTCTGGCCTCGACGCTCGGCACCGTTTTCGAGTGGTACGATTTCTTCATCTACGGCTCGCTGGCCGTGTTCATGAGTTCGGTGCTGTTCCCACCCGACAATCCGACCGCCGCGCTGCTCGCCTCGCTCGGCGCGCTCGCCGCCGGCTTCGTCATCCGGCCGATCGGCGCGATCATGTTCGGCCGGATCGGCGACATGGTCGGCCGCAAATACACCTTCCTCATCACCATCGTGATGATGGGCGGCAGCACGGCGCTGATCGGCTTCCTGCCGAGCTATGCTTCCGTCGGCCATGCCGCCTGGATCTCGCTCCTGATCCTCCGGCTGGTGCAGGGACTCGCCGTCGGCGGCGAATATGGCGGTGCGGTCATCTACGTCGCCGAGCATTCGCGTCCCGACCGCCGCGGCCTTCTGACCGGCTGGATCCAGATCACCTCGTCGATCGGGCTGGCGCTGTCGATCGTCGTGATCCTGTGCACGCAGGCCCTCATGTCGGAGGGCGCGTTCAAGGCCTGGGGCTGGCGCATCCCGTTCATCGTTTCGATCGCCATGTTGGCTTTCTCGATCTATGTGCGGGCGAAGCTGCACGAATCGCCGGTCTTCGCGCGGATGAAGGCCGAGCGGCGGCTGTCGAAGAGTCCGATCGCCGACACGTTCGGCCGCTGGTCCAGTCTGCGCCTGATCCTGATCGCGCTGTTCGGCGTCACCGCCGGCATGGGCGCGTCCTATTTCACCGGCCAGTTCTACGTGATGATCTTCATGCAGCAGGTGGTGAAGATCGATCTGCAGACGTCCTATCTGCTGATGGCGGTGGGCCTCCTGATCGGCGCGCCCAGCTTCATCTTCTTCGGCTGGCTCTCGGACCGGCTCGGCCGGAAATGGCTGATGATGGCGGGCCTACTGCTGGCCGCGCTGTGCTACCGGCCAATGTTCGCCATGCTCATGGAGGCGGGCAATCCGCAGCTCGTCGCCGCGACCTCCGGCGCCCCCGTCACCGTGCATGCCGACAGCCGCAGCGACGCCTGCAGCTTCGGGCTGGCCGCCTCTCTGCTCAACACTCACCGCGATCACGCCAAGCCCTGCGTCCAGGCCAAGAAGCTGCTGATCGCCAGCGGCATCAATTTCAGCTACGGGCCGCCGCTGGCCGGCGAAGCCGTGGCGATTTCGGTGCAGGGCAAGACGGTCGCAGGCTTCGATCCCGCTGGCTACCGCAAGGCTCTCGCCGAGGCGGGCTATCCGGCGGCGGCGGATCCGGCACGGGTTTCATCCGCCCTCATCGTGCTGCTCCTGGTGGCGATGACCGTCATTGCCGCCATGGTCTACGGTCCGGTCGCCTCGTTCCTGGTCGAAGTCTTCCCGGCCAATATCCGCTACACCGCGCTATCCTTCCCCTATCATATCGGCGCCGGGATTTTCGGTGGCTTCCTGCCGTTCTTCGCAACCTATCTGTCGCTGGCGGTCGGCGATGTCTTTGCCGGCCTCTGGTATCCGGTCGTGATCACATCGGTCACCTTGGTCATCGGCACGCTCGTCCTGCCGAACCGCCCGCAGCTGGACCGGGAGGGATGACCGTGAGCGTTGTGCGCTACAAGGCGGCGGTGGCCCAGGCCGCGTCCTGCCCCGACGATGCCATGGCATCCGCGACCAAGGCCGCGCGGCTGATCGAAGAGGCGGCAGGGGCGGGGGCGCGGTTGATCGTCTTTCCGGAAGCCTTCCTCGGCGGCTATCCGAAGGGCGCCTCGTTCGGCGCGCCGATCGGCATGCGCAAGCCCGAGGGGCGGGATGCGTTCCGCCACTATTTCGAGCAGGCGATCGACCTCGACGGGCCGGAAGTCGCGGCGATCGCCGCGGCCACTGCCACCACCGGCCTGTTCGCCGTCATCGGCTGTATCGAGCGCGACGGCGGCACGCTTCATTGCACCGTCCTGTTTTTCGATGGCGCGGCAGGCCTGGTCGGCAAGCACCGCAAACTGATGCCGACCGCCGGCGAACGGCTGATCTGGGGGTTTGGAGACGGTTCGACCATGCCCGTCTTCAAAACCTCGCTCGGCCGGATTGGCGCGGTGATCTGCTGGGAGAACTACATGCCCATGCTGCGCATGCACATGTTCAGCCAGGGCATCAGCATCTATTGCGCGCCGACCGCCGACGACCGCGACACCTGGCTGCCGTCGATGCGCCACATCGCCCTGGAGGGCCGCTGCTTCGTGCTGACCGCCTGCCAGCACATCCGCCGCGGCGCCTTCCCCGCCGGGCATGAATGCGCGCTCGGCGATGATCCTGACACCGTTCTGATGCGCGGCGGCAGCGCCATCGTCGATCCGCTTGGCGGTGTGCTGGCCGGACCTGATTTCACCGGCGAGACCATCCTCTACGCCGATATCGACCTTGGCGAGGTCGCGCGCGGCAAGTTCGATTTCGACGTGGTCGGCCACTATGCCCGGCCTGACATCTTCAGTCTGACCGTCGACGACAGGCCGAGGCCGGCGGTCTCGACGCTCGGCGATCCGCAAGCCGGGAGCTGACCGCGTCCATGCTGTTCGACCTGACGAAACTCCCGGCCGAGATCGGCTACAAGATCCTGACCGCCACGGTGACGCCGCGGCCGATCGCCTGGGTCACCACCTGCTCGCCCGACGGCATCGCCAATGCGGCGCCGTTCAGCTTCTTCAATGTCATGGGGCACGAGCCGCCGACGGTCGCCCTCGGCCTGCTGCGCCATCCGCGGCGCGGCCTGAAGGATACCGCCGCAAATATCCTGGCGACCGGCGAGTTCGTGGTTCAGCTCGTGCCCGAGAGCATGGCGGAGGCGATGAACGCAACCTGCGCGGATCTCGACCCGGAGGTCGACGAGCTGGCACTGGCCGGCCTCGGCACGGTTCCATCGGCGCAGGTGCGACCTCCTCGCATCGCCGACAGCCCGGTTGCACTCGAATGCCGCAATCTGGCCTCCGTCGTGACTGGCCCGCGGCAGATGACCGTCATCGGGCAAGTCCTGTGCGCGCATGTTGCCGATCGGCTCGTGCTCGACGCCGGGCGCGGCCATATCGACACGCCCTCGCTCGGCCTTATCGGCCGCATGCACGGCAGCGGCTGGTATTCGCGCCCCGGAGCGCTGTTTCAGATGGCGCGGCCTTGAGCCGGGCCGATCAGGGCCGGACTCAGGCCCACATCCACAAGGACGCCATCAAGGCCGCGATGAAGCCGCCCCAGACAAGCATGGCGGGCCCGGTGATCTGGTTGTTGGCAAAACCCATGACACGACGCCGCTACGAGATGGACGGCGGAGTCTCTAGCTCATCGGGGCGAGATTGTGAACCTGATTCTTCCGGCCGTCATCAAGACGTCGCACTCTCTCCGCGATATCAGCGATGTTCTCGAGCGGCTTCCGCCTTCCTCTGACGTTGCAATTGCTGCTCGCGCAAGAAGATGAACAAACCGGCGCCGACGATGATCGCGGCTCCGGCGAGCGTCTTCATGTCGGAAACCTCGCCGAAGACCAGATAACCGAACAGAATACCCCAGACTATCAATGTATATTGATAGGGAACGACAACCGATGCGGGCGCGAGCTTCAGGGCGAGGTTGACGCAGAGGTTGCCGGCGAGCGAGCCGAGGCCGAGCACGACGAGCAAGGTCGCATCGAAGGGGCCGGGCGGCGTCCAGCCCTGCCAAGTCACCATGGTCACGCCGAAGCCGAGGGCGGCAACCAGCTGCCAGCCCATGAGCACCGCGTTGCTGGTCCCCGCGAGCTTGCGCGTGGCGACCATGAAGCAGGCATAGCTGAAGCTGCCGGCGAGAGCGCAGAGCGCGCCGAAGGACAGGCTCGCATCGGTGGGTGACAGGGCAAGGACCACGCCGAAAAAGCCGACGCCGACCGCGCTCCAGCGGCGCCAGCCGACATGCTCGCCGAGCAGCCAGGGCGACAGCGCCGTCACGTAGATCGGCCCGGCAAGGTAATAGGTCATGACGCTGGCCAGCGGCAGGTCGGTCAGGGCCCAGAAGAACAGCGAGGCCTCCAGCATCGCCAGGACGCCGCGCAGGACCTGCAGCCAGGGCTTGGGCTGGGTGCGCAGTGGCAGCAGGCCGCCGCGGACGATCAGCGGCAGGATGACGGCGAGGCCGACCACCGACCGCGCGAGCATGATCTGCCCGACCGTGAACGTGCCGAGCAGCCATTTCCCCAGCGTGTCGTTGGCAGCGAACAGGAAGAAGCCGGCCAGCATCATGATGATGCCGAGCGAAATATTCTGCTTCTCGGGACTCTTGGCCAGGGCGCGGGCTCCTCGGGCACGGATGGCGATCATGCCTCGGATCGTGAACCCGGCATTCGCCCTGCGCCGGTGACGGCCCCTTGAAGCGGGAGCCGGGCCCGGACAGGCACCTTCAAGGCCGGCGCGCGGACGGATGCGGGAATCGCAGCTTCAGCGAGCGCTGCATGGCTGAACCGGGCCGCGCCGGCAAGCCCTTCGGCGCGGCAGCGGCATTTCAACGCAGTCAGGCCGGCCGATGGCGTCGCATCCAGGCGGAGGCGTAGGAGCAGAGCGGCACCACGTCGCGTCCTTCGGCCGCGGCGAGGGCGACGATGCCTTCCATCAGGCGGCCCGCGGCGCCGGTGCCGCGTAGAGGCACGGGGGCCTCGACATGCAGGATGACGATCGAGGCCGGATCGCGCCGGTAATTGGCGAAGACGATGTCGCCGCCGACATGGAGCTCGAAGCGTCGCGCCGCGACATTGTCATGGATGCGCTCGGTCATGATCGGCTTCTTCCAACCCCGATTCCACTAGCCCGGCTAAAGAGATGGCGTCCGTCATCGCCGCGATCAAGTCGCCAGTCCTGCGGGGCGGTACAGGTCGCTCTGCCGTTGCGGCAGGACGGCGCCGGGGCGCTCGTCCGCGGCATCGGGCAATCGGCGGACTGGCGGTCTTTGCAAGGCCGCCACGGCGCGCGAAACTTCACCCGAGAAGCCGGCGTGCCCGACGCCGGCGCTGTGAGAGGAGCGTCCACAATGCCAGCCCCGGACATGGTCACAGGTCAGGTGAACCCCTTTGCCGGCCTCGACGTGCCATGGCTGCTGCACATGCGCGCGGAGACGCGGAGGGATCATCCGTTCCTCATCTGGGCGCCCTTCGACGCCCCGGCTCGGTCCTGGAGCTACGGTGAGTTTCACGACAGGGTCGGCGCGCTCGCGGCGGGTCTCGCGCGCCGTGGCATCCGCCCGGGCGATTTCGTGCTCATCCACCTCGACAATTGCATCGAGGCGCTGCTCGCCTGGTATGCGCTCGTCGAGCTCGGCGCGGTGGCGGTGACGACCAACACCCGCTCGGCGCCCGCGGAAGTCGCCTATTTCGCCGAACATTCACAGGCGGTCGCGGCCATCACGCAGCCCGCCTATGCAGAGCTCGTCGCCTCGGCCTGTCCGGGGCTGCGCTGGATCGCGGTCACCGGTCACGATGGCGGCGTCGCGCCGGCGGCCGGCCAGGGCGCCTGGCGCGGCGAGCGCCTCGAGGCGCTGTTCGCCGACCCGGCCGACCGGCCGCGGCGGCCGGCCGACCCCCTGCACCCCTGCAGCGTCCAGTACACGTCGGGCACGACGGCACGCCCGAAGGCGGTGCTGTGGACGCATGCCAATGCGCTCTGGGGCGCCAAGATCAATGCCGCGCACGAGGACCTGCGGCCGGACGACGTGCATCTCGTCCATCTGCCGCTGTTCCATACCAATGCCCAGGCCTATTCGGTGCTGGCCGCACTCTGGGTCGGGGCGACCGCCGTGATCCAGCCGCGCTTCTCGGCAAGCCGGTTCTGGAGCGTGGCGGCGGCCCATCGCTGCACCTGGACCTCGGTGGTGCCGTTCTGCGTGCGTGCGCTGATGGAGCGGGACATCCCCGAGCGCCACAGCTTCCGGCTGTGGGGCAGTGCCGTCTCCTCGCCGCCCACCGATGCGCTGTTCGGCGTGCGCACCATCGGCTGGTGGGGCATGACCGAAACCATCACCCACGGCATCGTTGGCGAGCTGCACCAGCCCAATACGCCGATGGCCATCGGCCGGCCGGCCCCCGAATATCAGATCCGGATCGTCGACGAGGGTGATGCGCCGACGGCGGTCGGGGAGACCGGCCACTTGCTGATCCGTGGCATTCGCGGGCTCTCGCTGTTCGCCGAATATCTGCACAACGCCAAGGCGATGCGCGAAAGCTTCGATGAGGCCGGCTATTTCATCACCGGCGACCGGGTGACCCGGCTCGAGAACGGTTTCATTCGCTTTGCCGATCGCGACAAGGACATGCTCAAGGTCGGCGGCGAGAATGTCGCGGCCTCCGAGATCGAGCAGGTGGTGATGACCGTGCCGGGGGTGGTGGAGACCGCCGTCGTCGCCAAGAAGCACGCGATGCTCGACGAGGTGCCCGTCGTCTTCGTCATCCCGCAGGGAGGCGCCGCGGCGGCGCGGCCGGGCTTCGCCGACGAGGTGCTTGCAGCCTGCCGGAACGTGCTCGCCGACTTCAAGGTGCCGCGCGAGGTCCATCTCGTCGACGACATGCCGCGCGCGACGCTCGAGAAGATCGCCAAGGCGGAGCTGCGGCGGCGTCTCGAGGCAGCCTCATGAGGCGTTCTGCCAGGCGAGATAGGCGTTCAGTCCATCGACCAGGGCGTCGAACACGATCCGGCAGCGCCGGCTCGATCGCAGGTCCTCGTGCATGGCCACCCATGTGTCGAGGCCGAGCATGAAGGCATCCGGCAGCAGCGGCACGAGATCCGGATCACGCCGGGCTATGCCGATCTGGCAGCCGCCGATGCCGTAGCCGGCGCGGATCATGGCGAGCTGGGCGAGGTCGCTGTCGGCGCGCAGCGCGAACATCATCCGGTCGAAGCCGGCGACGCGGCGGCGCATGCTGCGGATCGCCGGCGTCTCCCTGTCGAAGCCGATGAGCGTGTGCCGCGCGAGATCCTCGATCCGTTCGGGCCGTCCGGCCCGCGCAATGTAATGGCGGCTGGCATGCAGCCCGACCTTGATCTCGCCGATCCGCCTGGCGACCAGTGCCTCCTGCGTCGGCCCGACCATGCGCACGGCGATATCGGCCTCGCGGCGGATCAGGTCCTCGACCGCGCTCGACAGGGCGAGCTCGAAGACGAGTTCGGGATGGCGCTCGCGCAAGGGTGTCAGGATGGCGGGCAGAACCTCGATTCCGATCATTTCGCTCGCCGCGATCCGGACGACGCCGCGCACGGCCTCGCGCTCGCCTGAGGCGGCGCGCACCAGCGCCGCTGCCGTGGCGGCGAGGCTTTCGGCATAGGGCCGCAGCTGCAGCGCCGCATCGGTCGGCTGCAAGCCCTGCTGGGAACGGGTGAACAGTTCGAGCCCGAGCGCGGTTTCGAGGGCGTCGACGTGCCGGCCGATGGTTGGCTGCGTCAGGCCCAGTGCGCGGGCTGCGCCGGACAGGGAGCCTTCGTCCAACACGGCGAGCAGGCTCCGGTAGAGATCCCAGTCGGGGGCGGTCGTAGCCATACATTCATGTATATCGTCTGCACTCATTTCGCCAATTTTCTTTTGACCCGTGGCGATCGATCTTCCGACCGTGCTTGACCAAGGAGATCGACATGACGCGGACAGAGACGGCACTGGTTCTCGGCGCGACCGGCGGCATCGGCGGCGAAGTCGCGCGCCGACTCGCCGCGCGCGGCTGGCACGTGAAGGCGCTCAATCGCAGCGCGGCGCGCCAGGCCGAGCCCGGCCTTGCCTGGGTTCAGGGCGATGCGATGCGGCCCGCCGACGTGATCGCCGCCGCCGAAGGCGCCGCCCTGATCGTTCATGCGGTCAATCCGCCGGGCTATCGGCGCTGGGAGGAACTGGTCCTGCCGATGCTGGACAGCAGCATCGCCGCGGCGCGCGCCTCGGGCGCCCGCATCCTGCTGCCGGGTACGGTCTACAACTACGGTGCCGACGCCTATCGCCGGCCCATCGCCGAGGACGCGCCGCAGAATCCGCTAACGCGCAAGGGCAGGGTGCGGGTGGAGATGGAGCGGCGCCTGAAGGCGGCCGCCGGCGAAGGCGTCAGGACGCTGATCGTGCGGGCCGGCGACTTCTTCGGGCCACGTGCGGCCAATAATTGGTTCTCGCAGGGGCTGGTGAAGCCCGGCCGCCCCGTGACCCGCATCACCTATCCGGGCCGGCCCGGCACCGGCCATCAATGGGCCTATCTGCCCGATGTCGCGGAAACGA
This portion of the bacterium YEK0313 genome encodes:
- the proP_3 gene encoding Proline/betaine transporter, with product MDATIRPATAQDFTRSEERQVVLASTLGTVFEWYDFFIYGSLAVFMSSVLFPPDNPTAALLASLGALAAGFVIRPIGAIMFGRIGDMVGRKYTFLITIVMMGGSTALIGFLPSYASVGHAAWISLLILRLVQGLAVGGEYGGAVIYVAEHSRPDRRGLLTGWIQITSSIGLALSIVVILCTQALMSEGAFKAWGWRIPFIVSIAMLAFSIYVRAKLHESPVFARMKAERRLSKSPIADTFGRWSSLRLILIALFGVTAGMGASYFTGQFYVMIFMQQVVKIDLQTSYLLMAVGLLIGAPSFIFFGWLSDRLGRKWLMMAGLLLAALCYRPMFAMLMEAGNPQLVAATSGAPVTVHADSRSDACSFGLAASLLNTHRDHAKPCVQAKKLLIASGINFSYGPPLAGEAVAISVQGKTVAGFDPAGYRKALAEAGYPAAADPARVSSALIVLLLVAMTVIAAMVYGPVASFLVEVFPANIRYTALSFPYHIGAGIFGGFLPFFATYLSLAVGDVFAGLWYPVVITSVTLVIGTLVLPNRPQLDREG
- a CDS encoding Nitrilase; amino-acid sequence: MSVVRYKAAVAQAASCPDDAMASATKAARLIEEAAGAGARLIVFPEAFLGGYPKGASFGAPIGMRKPEGRDAFRHYFEQAIDLDGPEVAAIAAATATTGLFAVIGCIERDGGTLHCTVLFFDGAAGLVGKHRKLMPTAGERLIWGFGDGSTMPVFKTSLGRIGAVICWENYMPMLRMHMFSQGISIYCAPTADDRDTWLPSMRHIALEGRCFVLTACQHIRRGAFPAGHECALGDDPDTVLMRGGSAIVDPLGGVLAGPDFTGETILYADIDLGEVARGKFDFDVVGHYARPDIFSLTVDDRPRPAVSTLGDPQAGS
- a CDS encoding Flavin reductase like domain protein, producing the protein MLFDLTKLPAEIGYKILTATVTPRPIAWVTTCSPDGIANAAPFSFFNVMGHEPPTVALGLLRHPRRGLKDTAANILATGEFVVQLVPESMAEAMNATCADLDPEVDELALAGLGTVPSAQVRPPRIADSPVALECRNLASVVTGPRQMTVIGQVLCAHVADRLVLDAGRGHIDTPSLGLIGRMHGSGWYSRPGALFQMARP
- the ribN_2 gene encoding Riboflavin transporter, which gives rise to MIAIRARGARALAKSPEKQNISLGIIMMLAGFFLFAANDTLGKWLLGTFTVGQIMLARSVVGLAVILPLIVRGGLLPLRTQPKPWLQVLRGVLAMLEASLFFWALTDLPLASVMTYYLAGPIYVTALSPWLLGEHVGWRRWSAVGVGFFGVVLALSPTDASLSFGALCALAGSFSYACFMVATRKLAGTSNAVLMGWQLVAALGFGVTMVTWQGWTPPGPFDATLLVVLGLGSLAGNLCVNLALKLAPASVVVPYQYTLIVWGILFGYLVFGEVSDMKTLAGAAIIVGAGLFIFLREQQLQRQRKAEAAREHR
- the dhbE gene encoding 2,3-dihydroxybenzoate-AMP ligase, coding for MPAPDMVTGQVNPFAGLDVPWLLHMRAETRRDHPFLIWAPFDAPARSWSYGEFHDRVGALAAGLARRGIRPGDFVLIHLDNCIEALLAWYALVELGAVAVTTNTRSAPAEVAYFAEHSQAVAAITQPAYAELVASACPGLRWIAVTGHDGGVAPAAGQGAWRGERLEALFADPADRPRRPADPLHPCSVQYTSGTTARPKAVLWTHANALWGAKINAAHEDLRPDDVHLVHLPLFHTNAQAYSVLAALWVGATAVIQPRFSASRFWSVAAAHRCTWTSVVPFCVRALMERDIPERHSFRLWGSAVSSPPTDALFGVRTIGWWGMTETITHGIVGELHQPNTPMAIGRPAPEYQIRIVDEGDAPTAVGETGHLLIRGIRGLSLFAEYLHNAKAMRESFDEAGYFITGDRVTRLENGFIRFADRDKDMLKVGGENVAASEIEQVVMTVPGVVETAVVAKKHAMLDEVPVVFVIPQGGAAAARPGFADEVLAACRNVLADFKVPREVHLVDDMPRATLEKIAKAELRRRLEAAS
- the cysL_3 gene encoding HTH-type transcriptional regulator CysL, encoding MATTAPDWDLYRSLLAVLDEGSLSGAARALGLTQPTIGRHVDALETALGLELFTRSQQGLQPTDAALQLRPYAESLAATAAALVRAASGEREAVRGVVRIAASEMIGIEVLPAILTPLRERHPELVFELALSSAVEDLIRREADIAVRMVGPTQEALVARRIGEIKVGLHASRHYIARAGRPERIEDLARHTLIGFDRETPAIRSMRRRVAGFDRMMFALRADSDLAQLAMIRAGYGIGGCQIGIARRDPDLVPLLPDAFMLGLDTWVAMHEDLRSSRRCRIVFDALVDGLNAYLAWQNAS
- a CDS encoding NAD dependent epimerase/dehydratase family protein, which gives rise to MTRTETALVLGATGGIGGEVARRLAARGWHVKALNRSAARQAEPGLAWVQGDAMRPADVIAAAEGAALIVHAVNPPGYRRWEELVLPMLDSSIAAARASGARILLPGTVYNYGADAYRRPIAEDAPQNPLTRKGRVRVEMERRLKAAAGEGVRTLIVRAGDFFGPRAANNWFSQGLVKPGRPVTRITYPGRPGTGHQWAYLPDVAETMIRLVEREAELADFACYHMDGHWDADGRAMVAAIGRAAGTPAPRVSAFPWWLAALASPIVPLFRELREMRYLWQEPVRLDNARLRALLGDEPRTPLDEAVRATLRGLGALGQGGEADH